GCATCCCGCCGATGAGGTGCTGTGGCGAATGACGCACCCGGACAGCGACTTTCGGCCCATCTCAGAAGGACAGGCGCTGAAGGTGGGGGGCACCGAGATCCGCGCCATCCACACGCCGGGGCACTCCCCCGGATCGGTCTGCTGGTACATCCACGACCTCGGTGTGGTGTTCAGCGGCGACACGCTGTTCTCCGGCGGACCGGGGGCAACTGGGCGTTCCTACTCGGATTTCCCGACGATCCTGCAGTCGATCTCCGAGCGGCTGGGCAAGCTGCCCGGCGACACCGTCGTCCACACCGGCCACGGGGACAGCACGACGATCGGCGACGAGATCGTGCACTACGAGGAGTGGGTGGAGCGCGGGCACTAGGCCGGTTGCCCCTGCCGTTCATCCGAGCGTGCACAAAATGCCACCGCTTTGCTTTCGCCCGCGAGGGACTTTGCTTTTACCCGCGAGCGACCGCAAAATGTCAGCCGTAGCGGCGTGTCCGCGTCAACACGCGGGCGCTCGCCAACCGACGGCCGAGGCCCCTCCCCAGGCCCGCCCGCGAGCGACCGCAAAATGTCAGCCGCAGCGGCGTGTTCGCGTCAACACGCGGGCGCTCGGCGAGCTATGGCAATACCCGCGACAGCCCCCGGCGTAGCAGCCCCTTACCTCCCCTCCAAGATCCGCCGCTTCTCCGCCTGGAACTCATCTTCCGACAGCGCACCCGAATCCCGCAGCGCAGCAAGCGTTTTCAACCGCTCGACCCGCACGCCCTCACCAGTCGGCTCGTACGCCGCCGGCGGCGCGACGGCATAGCCCCCGCCAACAGACGGCACCGGACGCCGGCGCACCCGCCCCAGCCAGATGATCGACAGCGTCAGGTCGACCAGGCCCACGACGAACAGCCCCACGAACACCCACACCAGGTAGCCGTACGAGCTCTGATGCCCAAAAGCCAGTCGCGGGTTGATGTACCCGTTGACCTGGCCGTCGGTCATGACGTTGTAGGTGCCTTCCGCCGGTACCTGGACGTTCCACACGCGGATGTGCGCGTCGTTGTTGACAGTCGTTGTGCTGCCGATACTTTCGGTGACCTCCGGTTGCGCCACCCCATCGGGCGGTGTGATCGAGATGCGCAGCGGCGGCACCGGCAGACCGCCGCCGTCGGTCCCGCCGATGACCAGGGTGTGCAGGCTGACGGTGGCCTGACCTTTGGGCAGATGCACGCTGCCGGTTCCCGGTACGGGCACCTCCCCGTAGGCGTCGTAATCGTCGAGGAAGAACACGTTGAGCACCAGCGTGGTGATGAAGCCGGCGACCGACACGACCAGCGTCACAATCGCCAGGATCAGCGAGATCTTGGCCACCCGTCTGCTATTCATCCAGGCAGTGTGTCACGCACGGCGCCGACAGGGGACACTGTTTGCGACCCCGGACGAAGCAACCGGAGAAGGAGTTCTCGACATGGCCAACGATCTCGTCGCCACGGTGCCCGATCTGTCCGGCAAGCTGGCGGTTGTGACCGGATCCAACAGCGGCCTCGGGTTCGGCCTGGCTAAGCGCCTCGCTGCGGGCGGCGCCGACGTCGTGATGGCCATCCGCAACCAGGGCAAGGGCGAGGCCGCCATCGAAGAGATCCGCAAAGCCGTGCCTGACGCCAGCCTGACCATCAAGCCGCTGGACCTGTCGTCGCTGGCTTCCGTTGCCGCGCTGGGCGCGCAGCTCACCGACGACGGC
This genomic stretch from Mycobacterium paragordonae harbors:
- a CDS encoding MBL fold metallo-hydrolase, encoding MVVIDRLVTHGTFELDGGSWEVDNNIWLVGDNSNVVVFDAAHDAAPIIEAVDGRHVVAVVCTHGHNDHVTVAPKLGEELDAPVFLHPADEVLWRMTHPDSDFRPISEGQALKVGGTEIRAIHTPGHSPGSVCWYIHDLGVVFSGDTLFSGGPGATGRSYSDFPTILQSISERLGKLPGDTVVHTGHGDSTTIGDEIVHYEEWVERGH
- a CDS encoding SHOCT domain-containing protein, coding for MNSRRVAKISLILAIVTLVVSVAGFITTLVLNVFFLDDYDAYGEVPVPGTGSVHLPKGQATVSLHTLVIGGTDGGGLPVPPLRISITPPDGVAQPEVTESIGSTTTVNNDAHIRVWNVQVPAEGTYNVMTDGQVNGYINPRLAFGHQSSYGYLVWVFVGLFVVGLVDLTLSIIWLGRVRRRPVPSVGGGYAVAPPAAYEPTGEGVRVERLKTLAALRDSGALSEDEFQAEKRRILEGR